From one Rosa rugosa chromosome 4, drRosRugo1.1, whole genome shotgun sequence genomic stretch:
- the LOC133707082 gene encoding uncharacterized protein LOC133707082: MRPLDEAETTAVFEKLFKFTGNNLKNIVENPSHEGPDPNPGRYCFRLNKNKVYYVSDSLVKRATNIARANLVSLGTCIGKFTHGGSFHLTVQCLSLVASNAKHKVWLKPTSEMSYLYGNHVLKGGLGRITENIMPGDGVVVFSMSDIPLGFGIAAKSTQDCRKLDPNGIVVLHQADIGEYLRMEDEL; the protein is encoded by the coding sequence ATGAGGCCTTTGGATGAAGCTGAAACCACTGCAGTGTTTGAAAAGCTGTTCAAGTTCACTGGCAACAACCTCAAAAACATTGTCGAGAACCCTTCTCATGAAGGTCCAGACCCAAATCCAGGTCGCTACTGCTTTCGTCTCAACAAGAACAAGGTCTACTACGTCAGTGACTCACTAGTAAAGCGTGCAACAAACATAGCTCGGGCCAATTTAGTCTCTCTTGGAACTTGCATTGGTAAGTTCACTCACGGTGGCAGCTTCCACCTAACTGTTCAATGTTTGAGTTTAGTGGCCTCAAATGCTAAACACAAGGTCTGGCTCAAACCTACCTCCGAGATGTCGTATCTATATGGAAACCATGTTTTGAAAGGTGGGTTGGGTAGGATTACAGAGAATATTATGCCCGGTGATGGGGTGGTTGTGTTTTCAATGTCAGATATTCCATTGGGTTTTGGGATTGCGGCCAAGTCTACCCAGGATTGTAGGAAGTTGGACCCCAATGGAATTGTGGTACTTCACCAGGCTGATATTGGAGAGTACTTGAGGATGGAGGATGAGCTTTGA
- the LOC133707080 gene encoding ABC transporter G family member 23-like, with product MAAPCFEEPNMNGDDSVILFSTSNSPEQYTTTPSSSSYHSSPPSPQHSINPTYNLAVHNLSCTYLPNRGIPLSVSQLLQKPKPVAILKSVSFVAKSCEILAIVGPSGTGKSTLLRIISGRVKDEDYNPKSVSINDHQITSPSQLRKICGFVAQEDNLLPLLTVKETLMFTAKFRLKGIDAKEREERVESLMQELGLLHVSDSYVGDEENRGISGGERKRVSIGVDMIHDPPILLLDEPTSGLDSTSALQVIELLSIMAKSKQRTVVLSIHQPSYRILHHISNFLILSHGSVVHNGSIELLKETIGNLGMQIPLQLNALEFAMEVIKTLEDSYSRSTNDHHPHATENKEPYSYPSLPEIEIGRDQHDQTKNMGDYFSNLYEIMFLCSRFWKIIYRTKQLLLARTLQALVGGFGLASVYMKMRKDEEGVAERLGLFAFSLSFLLSSTVEALPIFLQERRVLMKEASRGAYKISSYMIANTIVFLPFLFAVALLFSVPVYWLVGLNPSVAAFAFFTFVVWLIVLMASSLVLFLSAVSPDFISGNSLICTVLGAFFLFSGYFIPKESIPKYWLFMYYVSIYRYPLDTLLTNEYWSISSECFSWHANDQFPSKCLLTGNDVLKSRGLDKDTRWINVGIMFGFFVFYRVLCWIILCRRASKTTI from the coding sequence ATGGCAGCACCTTGCTTTGAAGAACCAAACATGAATGGAGATGACTCGGTGATTCTCTTTTCTACCTCAAACTCCCCTGAACAATATACCACCAccccttcctcttcttcctacCACTCATCACCACCATCACCCCAACATTCCATTAACCCAACTTACAATCTCGCTGTACATAACCTTTCCTGCACTTATCTCCCAAATAGGGGCATACCACTTTCAGTTTCTCAACTGCTGCAAAAGCCTAAGCCTGTTGCCATACTCAAGtcagtctcttttgttgcaaaAAGTTGTGAAATACTTGCCATTGTTGGCCCGAGTGGCACTGGAAAATCTACCCTCCTGCGAATAATATCGGGGAGGGTGAAAGATGAAGACTACAATCCCAAAAGTGTCTCCATTAATGATCATCAGATAACTAGTCCGTCTCAGTTACGCAAAATATGCGGATTTGTTGCACAAGAGGATAATCTGCTTCCCCTACTGACTGTGAAGGAGACTTTGATGTTCACTGCCAAGTTTCGACTTAAAGGCATTGATGcaaaagagagggaagagaggGTGGAGAGCTTAATGCAAGAGCTTGGTCTTCTCCATGTCTCCGATAGCTACGTGGGAGATGAAGAGAACAGAGGGATATCTGGTGGAGAAAGGAAAAGGGTATCTATAGGTGTCGATATGATTCATGATCCACCTATTTTGCTTCTTGATGAGCCAACTTCAGGCCTAGACAGCACTTCGGCACTTCAAGTTATAGAGCTTCTTTCTATAATGGCCAAATCAAAGCAAAGAACCGTGGTTTTATCAATACACCAACCAAGCTATAGAATTCTTCATCACATCTCCAACTTTTTGATCCTCTCCCATGGTTCTGTTGTCCATAATGGGAGCATTGAATTACTCAAAGAAACTATAGGTAATCTTGGAATGCAAATTCCATTGCAGCTCAATGCCCTAGAATTTGCCATGGAAGTTATAAAAACCCTGGAAGATTCATATTCCAGAAGCACTAATGATCATCACCCCCATGCTACAGAAAACAAAGAACCATACTCCTACCCTTCATTGCCAGAAATAGAAATTGGCAGAGATCAACACGATCAAACCAAAAACATGGGTGACTATTTCTCTAATTTATATGAGATCATGTTTCTCTGCTCAAGATTTTGGAAGATAATTTACAGAACGAAGCAGCTGCTTTTGGCCAGAACACTGCAAGCTCTTGTTGGAGGTTTTGGCTTGGCAAGCGTGTATATGAAAATGAGGAAAGATGAAGAAGGCGTAGCAGAGCGACTAGGCCTCTTTGCTTTCAGTCTAAGTTTTCTACTCTCTTCCACAGTCGAGGCATTACCGATATTCCTTCAAGAGCGGCGAGTTTTAATGAAAGAAGCCTCAAGGGGGGCTTACAAAATCTCCTCTTACATGATTGCCAACACCATTGTCTTCCTACCCTTTTTATTTGCAGTGGCTCTTCTGTTTTCTGTTCCTGTGTATTGGCTTGTAGGTCTCAATCCTTCTGTGGCTGCTTTCGCATTTTTCACTTTTGTGGTTTGGCTCATTGTGCTGATGGCTAGTTCTCTAGTGCTCTTTCTCAGCGCAGTCTCTCCCGACTTCATTTCAGGAAACTCGCTTATCTGCACAGTGCTTGGagccttcttcctcttctctggCTACTTCATTCCGAAAGAGAGCATACCAAAATACTGGCTCTTCATGTACTATGTTTCCATTTACAGGTATCCATTGGACACATTGCTGACAAACGAGTATTGGAGTATTAGTAGCGAGTGTTTCTCTTGGCATGCTAATGATCAATTTCCCTCCAAGTGTTTGCTCACCGGCAATGATGTGTTGAAGAGTCGGGGACTTGACAAGGACACCAGGTGGATCAATGTAGGGATCATGTTTGGCTTCTTTGTGTTTTATCGCGTGCTTTGTTGGATCATTCTTTGTCGAAGGGCttcaaaaacaacaatttaa